The Archocentrus centrarchus isolate MPI-CPG fArcCen1 chromosome 12, fArcCen1, whole genome shotgun sequence genome includes a window with the following:
- the LOC115789214 gene encoding 5-hydroxytryptamine receptor 4 — translation MATASPHHLLDDIINSKEQQQDQQEEQEFLSSLETVALTIFLSIIIVMTVFGNLLVMVALCKDRHLRKKKTNYFIVSLAFADLLVALVVMPFAAIELTTGQWRYGEIFCLVRTSLDVLLTTASILHLCCIALDRYYAICCQPLVYRHKMTPVRVAVMLSGCWLIPTFISFLPIMQSWNAIGIEDIIEERRALVGGSNDTSCVFLVNRPYALICSAVAFYVPLGLMVLAYQRIYVTAMTHVRQIETLQRAGSAPVTGTVPVIPVRTSTSSDPLEHYRFRTATGSSSSEQVPVGHSRMRIETKAAKTLAVIMGCFCLCWAPFFITNIVDPFIHYSVPWQLWTAWLWLGYINSGLNPFLYAFLNRAFRRAFLVILCCGDERYARQGSCSYGPTHRACSAASVNGTSMALRLSFLPNRSYSDNGRTILANEQESQDSLGPL, via the exons ATGGCCACAGCATCACCTCATCA TTTGTTGGATGACATAATAAACTCTAAAGAACAACAGCAGGACCAACAGGAGGAGCAGGAATTCTTGAGCTCGCTGGAGACTGTTGCTCTCACCATTTTTCTCTCGATCATCATTGTCATGACAGTTTTCGGCAACCTGTTGGTCATGGTGGCGCTCTGCAAGGACAGACACTTACG aaagaaaaagacaaactacTTCATTGTCTCGCTGGCATTTGCTGACTTGCTGGTTGCTCTGGTTGTGATGCCGTTCGCTGCCATCGAACTGACTACTGGCCAGTGGCGCTATGGAGAGATTTTCTGCCTTGTGCGAACATCTCTGGACGTCCTGTTGACTACAGCATCTATCCTGCACCTCTGCTGCATTGCACTGgatag GTATTATGCCATCTGCTGCCAGCCGCTGGTGTACAGACACAAGATGACCCCAGTGAGAGTGGCAGTCATGCTCAGTGGCTGCTGGCTCATCCCCACATTTATCTCCTTTCTACCCATCATGCAAAGCTGGAACGCCATCGGGATCGAGGATATT ATTGAAGAGCGGCGAGCCTTGGTGGGAGGCTCTAACGACACAAGTTGCGTGTTTCTGGTTAACCGACCCTACGCCCTAATCTGCTCTGCGGTGGCCTTCTATGTGCCGCTGGGCCTCATGGTCCTGGCCTACCAGCGTATCTATGTCACCGCCATGACCCACGTGCGGCAGATAGAGACACTTCAGCGTGCCGGCTCTGCTCCCGTCACCGGCACAGTTCCAGTCATTCCTGTGAGGACATCCACTTCCTCAGATCCTCTGGAGCATTATCGCTTTAGGACAGCAACAGGTTCCTCCTCCTCGGAGCAGGTTCCCGTAGGTCATAGCCGCATGCGCATTGAGACCAAGGCCGCAAAGACGCTGGCGGTTATAATGGGTTGTTTCTGCCTGTGCTGGGCTCCATTCTTTATCACCAACATAGTGGACCCTTTCATCCACTACTCAGTACCCTGGCAGCTGTGGACAGCCTGGCTGTGGCTTGGGTACATTAACTCAGGGCTGAACCCTTTCCTGTATGCCTTCCTGAATCGAGCTTTTCGGAGGGCGTTTCTGGTCATTCTCTGCTGCGGGGATGAGCGGTACGCACGGCAGGGAAGCTGCTCCTATGGACCAACCCACAGAGCGTGCTCAGCCGCATCAGTCAATGGGACATCCATGGCACTGAG ATTGTCCTTCCTGCCAAACCGGAGCTACAGCGACAACGGACGAACAATTCTGGCCAATGAGCAGGAGTCCCAGGACTCTCTTGGACCTCTATGA